Proteins encoded together in one Catellatospora citrea window:
- a CDS encoding prepilin peptidase, producing MTTAAAPNCPGARAMLPALTVAPLLRAVAVHAVRDDQPWRTACRCGRALWPDAVGPSGRCAGCGQQPGAPPYNVEAAVLLAAGLIVSGSTGWVLAADTWWAARLAVLAFADLAVLRLPHRLTAATTAGLLGLLAATGNANAWWRTVTARLVLVALLAVLAFASGGQLGWADVAIAVPVAAALGWHSWSAVYAGTLLGLGAAALTAIILRRTGHLTGTCPSASS from the coding sequence ATGACCACCGCCGCCGCCCCCAACTGCCCCGGCGCGCGGGCGATGCTGCCCGCGCTGACCGTCGCCCCGCTGCTGCGCGCGGTGGCCGTACACGCTGTGCGCGACGACCAGCCGTGGCGCACCGCCTGCAGGTGCGGGCGAGCGCTATGGCCCGATGCCGTCGGCCCGTCCGGGCGCTGCGCGGGGTGCGGGCAGCAACCAGGCGCACCGCCGTACAACGTCGAGGCCGCCGTACTGCTGGCGGCCGGGCTCATCGTGTCCGGCAGTACCGGCTGGGTGCTGGCCGCCGACACATGGTGGGCCGCCAGGCTGGCCGTACTCGCCTTCGCGGACCTGGCGGTGCTGCGCCTGCCGCACCGGCTAACCGCCGCCACCACGGCCGGGCTCCTCGGCCTGCTCGCCGCCACCGGGAACGCCAATGCCTGGTGGCGGACCGTCACCGCCAGGCTGGTCCTCGTCGCGCTGCTCGCGGTCCTGGCCTTCGCCTCGGGCGGGCAGCTCGGCTGGGCCGACGTGGCCATCGCCGTGCCGGTCGCCGCCGCGCTCGGCTGGCACAGCTGGAGCGCCGTGTACGCCGGGACGCTTCTCGGCCTCGGGGCCGCCGCGCTCACCGCCATCATCCTGCGGCGCACTGGCCACCTGACGGGAACCTGCCCCTCGGCCAGTTCCTGA